From Enoplosus armatus isolate fEnoArm2 chromosome 23, fEnoArm2.hap1, whole genome shotgun sequence, a single genomic window includes:
- the ccdc149a gene encoding coiled-coil domain-containing protein 149-A, giving the protein MQSSKRSESDWQGLVSEFLVCKRKLESKKEALLILSKELDTCQQERDQYKLMANQLRERHQGLKKKYRELIDGDPSLPPEKRNQVNLAQLLRDSRERAKKLAEEVKELTQRLAEAQGDNKLLRMTITRQRLGDEEVGARHFPAHEREDLVRQLERAGLQMEEMEHNMKALTDELQDVKAERSVFREKAYRLNVELNHILGNREARIIDVDALCMENRYLHERFSQLQEEVNLLKSNIMKYKTALERRKNSSTYGKANNGPLTGVLSAKQVQEMLLEEQGCSLPATPQSISDLKSLATALLETIHEKNLVIQHQRHTNRILGNRVADLERKLKTLEVSGLWSLPGLTYRVSVGIGRTRDSITLNDNLQPELHPTRATSQPNMQPRLQPPEVVSDDRSSHESLWECHTAGSDLGTDGVSREDAPALLSSLEPLVGVETNGIDRRGGEIVTLTEDRAAVELEEGRSPVEEAGHEVEGVEDEELGSTVEEGEEAALALGVPSTESDLPWLQIKQATRPTSDHSEVGHQPCNSQDDGSNNVHEHVEASISIPENRATEASSTGEWDIHCRPVDHLSQ; this is encoded by the exons atgcagtctTCCAAGAGGAGTGAGAGTGACTGGCAGGGGCTAGTCAGCGAG TTCCTGGTGTGTAAGCGCAAACTGGAGAGTAAGAAGGAGGCCCTGCTCATTCTGTCCAAGGAGCTGGATACCTGTCAGCAGGAAAGAGACCAGTACAAGCTGATGGCCAACCAGCTGAGGGAGCGCCACCAGGGACTCAAGAAAAAGTACAGGGAACTCATT GATGGTGACCCCTCTTTGCCACCAGAAAAACGCAATCAA GTGAACCTGGCTCAGCTGTTGAGAGACTCGAGGGAGCGAGCGAAAAAGCTTGCtgaggaggtgaaggagctgACTCAGAGGCTTGCGGAGGCCCAGGGGGACAACAAG CTCCTGAGGATGACCATCACTCGACAGAGGCTGGGGGATGAGGAGGTGGGGGCACGCCATTTCCCTGCCCATGAACGTGAGGATCTAGTTCGCCAGCTAGAGAGAGCAGGGCTACAG atggaggagatggagcaCAACATGAAGGCTCTGACAGACGAGCTGCAGGACGTGAAGGCGGAGCGCAGTGTGTTCAGGGAGAAGGCCTACCGACTCAACGTGGAGCTCAACCACATTCTTGGCAACCGTGAGGCTCGCATCATTGACGTGGATGCCCTCTGCATGGAGAACAG GTATTTGCACGAGCGTTTCAGCCAACTACAAGAGGAGGTGAACCTGCTGAAATCTAACATCATGAAGTACAAG ACAGCTcttgagaggaggaaaaactcCAGCACATATGGGAAAGCCAACAACGGCCCTCTCACTGGAGTCCTCTCAGCCAAACAAG TCCAGGAGATGCTCCTGGAAGAGCAGGGCTGCAGCCTGCCAGCCACGCCTCAGTCCATCTCTGACCTCAAGTCCCTGGCCACGGCTCTGCTAGAGACCATCCACGAGAAGAACCTGGTCATCCAGCACCAGAGGCACACCAACAG GATCCTCGGAAACAGAGTTGCCGATTTGGAAAGGAAGCTGAAGACCTTGGAGGTTTCGGGACTGTGGAGTCTTCCAG GCTTGACCTACCGCGTATCCGTGGGAATTGGGA GGACACGAGACAGTATCACACTGAATGATAACCTTCAACCGGAGCTTCATCCAACACGTGCCACATCTCAGCCAAACATGCAGCCCAGACTGCAGCCACCCGAAG TTGTGTCAGACGACAGAAGTTCACATGAATCATTGTGGGAATGCCACACCGCTGGCAGCGACCTTGGCACAGATGGCGTCAGCAGGGAAGACGCACCTGCACTGCTCAGCAGCCTGGAGCCTCTAGTGGGGGTGGAGACGAATGGGATCgacaggagagggggagaaatcGTGACCCTGACGGAAGATCGAGCCGCCGTAGAGCTGGAGGAGGGGCGGAGTCCTGTGGAAGAGGCGGGGCATGAGGTAGAGGGAGTTGAAGATGAGGAACTGGGTTCCAcggtggaggaaggagaagaggcagCTCTGGCGCTGGGTGTCCCGTCCACTGAATCAGACCTTCCATGGCTTCAAATTAAACAGGCCACCAGACCCACCTCTGATCATTCAGAGGTGGGTCATCAGCCCTGCAACTCCCAGGACGATGGGTCTAATAATGTACATGAACATGTAGAAGCTTCCATATCAATTCCAGAGAACCGGGCCACAGAGGCGTCGAGTACAGGGGAGTGGGACATTCACTGTCGACCTGTCGATCACCTGTCACAGTGA